The window TTGAAAACATGGGCCAAGCTTACCCATGGTGAAGGTGATAAAACACTGGATCCAGACTTCACCTCAGCAATCTCTCTATTCCCTCCAATAGAATCATTACCAATTAAGTTCATAAGGAATTTCGAGAACTTTTATTTCCAAGGCTCAAAATCGCCAATGAGAAGGTTCTTGTTCGACTCCAAAGCCATAAAAGCTCTCAAAGCTAACACATCTAGCCAAAGTGTTCCTTTTCCATCTAAGATTGAAGCATTGACAGCTTTTCTTTGCAAACGGATTGCATCAGCCTCTAAATTTCTTACGAATGCACCAATGACTTTGGTGATCACACATGTTGCAAATTTAAGGCCTCGCACTGAGCCACCCTTGCCCCAAAACTCTTTTGGAAACATTCTTTGGATACCATTTGCCTTTTATGACCCTTTGGATGCTAGCATGGAGTTGCCTGATTTAGCAATAATGCTAAGGGAGGTTTTTTCCCAATTAACCGCGGAGAACGTTAAAGGTACTTTTGAACTGCGTAATCATTTCATCTGAAAATGTAATTTTTTTCAGAGAAAGAGCATATTTtcatttacttaattatgttttCAACAGAAATAGAGAGCGAGTCTACACTCACGACCCTCAACGAGTTGTTTAGTGTGTCAACAAATGAGAAGATAAAGATTTTCAGATTCACAAGCTGGTGCAATATGGGAATATATGATGTTAATTATGGTTGGCAAAAGccgtagatatgaacccataactttaaaaatataatgggttcaatgttaaaaattttaaaattgaacccacaagatttaaatcttggatccgcctctgtatatatatatatttaatttacttaattatgtcttcaacagATATAGACAACGAGTCTACATTCACGACCCTCAACGAGTGGCTTGAAAGTGTGTCAACAAATGAGAACATAAAGATTTTTAGATTCACAAGCTGGTGCAATATGGGAATATATGATGTTAATTATGGTTGGGGAAAGCCTGTTTGGGTTGCTCATATGGGGGATTTGGATGCTGCTAATATTCGATCCAAACATCAGTTTGTCTTTTTAGAAAGTGCATGCAAAGAGGGTATAGAGTTGTGGATTGCATCTGATGATGAAGAGATTAGGGTTGTGGAAAAGGATCCAGAGTTTCTCGCATATGCCAAGCCAAATCCAAGTATTTGCACGAACTAATTAAATAGCTCATTTGGAGAAAGGTCCAAAGAATTTATTAACTTTCTACAAAATTTGTCTTGGAAGTGATAGAGAAATGTTATGCATCTTTCTAATTTGGCTGGCACAAACGTTCTCTCTCCATTGTATGTTTTCTTGCATTTTTCATTGTCTAGTGTGTGCCGAGTTTTTCAATACGTAATAGATTCAGGTGTTTCAAATGAAGTAAGCATTTCATTTAACCAGGCCCAAAATCCTTATTTTAGTACTGTTGCTGGTTTCTTTACTTAGTTGTAGCGTCCTATTAAATACCTATAATAtagtaaaagtaaaaataattcATCGCCTAGGAAGTGAGTGAATTCGGAACATTTATATTACATCCGTCTCGGCTCATCCTGCTGGCAATAATATAATTTGCATgaaaaaaacaaaataagaacAAGTTAAACTAGCGCGCTCTAATCAAGCTTATTTTAAAAAGGATTTAAGTTGTACGCATGATAGTGTAATTAATGACTCTGTTATATGATCAGTGTAATTTAATATGTTATATCaagttattaattatttattcaagaatattaattaatactattAAATTAGAGTTATGTGCAATTTCCGACCGAATCAAtcgtaataatataaataaaaataaatatttatttaaaattaaataataaaaacatataaTTTTCGACCGAATCAGTCggaaattaataattaaaaaataaataatttctgacGGAATCCGTCGAAAActcttaaaaattaattaattttttcgtCATTTCCGACCAATTCGGTCAGAAATTTgggtatttttgaaaaataactgGACAGCTGTTCGACCGTTTCCGTCCGAATTTTCTGTAAAACTTGGCAGAATACTGCTCAATTTTGAGCTACACCACCTGTCAAAAAATTACAATACAATAACGCCAATAACCAATCaacaaatatcaacaaatatAACATCTAAACCAACAAATTCAACCATTAATAC is drawn from Nicotiana tabacum cultivar K326 chromosome 22, ASM71507v2, whole genome shotgun sequence and contains these coding sequences:
- the LOC107823446 gene encoding akuammiline synthase 2-like; translated protein: MDVKVLSKENIKPSVPTPQHLRNYKISFLDQLAPSSYVPVILFYNNANVVNDHLNKENTLASDLLKKSLAETLSYYYPLAGRFKDLNSIECNDDGVLYMEAQANFHLSMFLENPDIPFLNKFLPCKGNCLEQSCQPLLAVQTSTFECGGRAIGVCMLHKVVDASAMSSFLKTWAKLTHGEGDKTLDPDFTSAISLFPPIESLPIKFIRNFENFYFQGSKSPMRRFLFDSKAIKALKANTSSQSVPFPSKIEALTAFLCKRIASASKFLTNAPMTLVITHVANLRPRTEPPLPQNSFGNILWIPFAFYDPLDASMELPDLAIMLREVFSQLTAENVKGTFELRNHFI